The following DNA comes from Brassica oleracea var. oleracea cultivar TO1000 chromosome C5, BOL, whole genome shotgun sequence.
TGATGAAGATGGTTTCGGAACCAGAGTAGTGGCCAGCCTTTGCAAGTTATTTGGAAGACGTAACATTTTTGAAGAGAAGTTTCAACAGCTCAGAGATCATTCATATACCACGGACACAGAATTCAAGGGCAGACAGCCTCGCACGTAATGCAAGGAAACAACTGTCTTTTATCTTTCATATGGATGCAGAGTTACCGGTGTGGTTTGCAAAATCTACATGAGGCTGCTTATGTTGCTGACAAAAAAAAACAAATGATTTTGCATGGTAAAATACAAAAAAAAAAAATAACAATTGATGTGATTTGTTTGTTTTATTCAGTTTTTAATTACTTTTATATTAATGTTTTACAGTTTAGATGAAATATATCAAAAGGCATATTTTCAAAATCAGATTAGCGTATTGTTAACCGTTGGACCGGCACTGAAAGCATATCATCACCTTTTGAACGAAGGATACGGATACAAGAGGACGGGAAGGATCCAAAGACCGGGAATCACCAGCGGATCCACCTTCTTCGATATCTAAGACGGTGGTTGGTAACTGAGCAGTAATAGCAGTGATCTCAGCCAATAATGAGAGACTTTTTCTACAAGTATAGTGTTTATGGTTTGCTCATTTGAACTCTTTTTGTGTTCATTTTATAAGCAAATAATGAAGTTGACAGTTATATTCTGTACAGCATGTGACGAATACTAAAAACATTATTTTTGATAATTTAAAGACCCAAATAGAAGAAAATAGCCAGAGATAAAGAATATCATCATACTAAAAGCGGACCTTAAGAGGTGTGACAAGTGCCTCATACATAAGTTTTAAATAGTTTTAGTTTATAATGGTTTGGCAAAAAAAAAAAAATCAGCATGCAAGTTATATCTCCGTTATATATTTCCCCCTAGTTATTAGTGTTACAATATTTTACTAGAGACTGGTCCGCGCACCCACGCGAGTATTAGTTTTTACATTTTTATATATTGATATTTTTTTTTAATAATTAATGTTATATATTTAAGATGAGTCGTAATATAACTAAGTGTATTCAAACCACATATCCGCGCGGTATTGTTTCTTACATTTTTATATATTGAAATTTGTTTTTTATAATTAATGTTATATATTTTAGATGAGTCGTAATAAAACTAATTGTATTCAGAAGACTTAGACCGAATCGGGTAATATGGTTAAATTACAAAAAGAAAAAAAAACAATACCCGAAAAGAAAAACTCATACTTAATTGGATAGCCAATGTTCATGCATAACTGATTTTATAAACTAATAAAAATAATTTTTTCTATGTGTTTGGATAAATTAAGTGAAATACAAAGAGTTTTTTATTTAGTAAAATAATTATATGGAGTGAAAATTAAGTGACAATATAAGTAAGACATTTTTATTATTTTTATTTAAGTTGTTATTTTATTCACAAAACATGTTTTTGAATCATGTTGTTGGCAACGTAATTTTTCACCTATTGAAACTAAAATTAAAAAAAAATTGTAAAACAAAATAAACTGAACGTTTAATCATACGCAAAACCCAGTTATTTTAGATTTGTGATTATAATTGGCACAAAATTAATGTTGATTAACCAATAAATAAAAATTTATATTATTATTATGGTAATATAATTAATGATGTGATGTATGGTTAAAGTAATATAATTAATGAAATTGTTAAACTAAGTGAAATATAGAAAGACAATTAATGTAATTATATTAATGAAATTACTAAAAAGACACAATACTTATTTTTGTATACTGTTATATATGTTTCCAATAAATTCTCATTTATATTGTTATCCGTGTTTCTAAAATACCAAAAAGTAATTTATTTTTAATAATATGATGACCCATACAATAATATTTTTTTTAGATCTGCATTTGAATTGATAGTTTTTTTATGTGGTCACAAAAACGGCATGAGATGTGTGGTTATTAGGTTAAAACTCCTTTAGTAAATATCAATTGAATTTTCTATATGAACATCAAAATAAATTCAAACTACTGTTAAATTCATATTAAAAGATTGAGCAATTTTTACCAAATGTCCAAAAGGTAAAATCATAAGATAGTAAGACGTAAATATACTCTTGAAACATTGATCGCCAAAATATAAGAGTTCTTGTGTGATTGTTGCAACCAGGTGGATCCATATCATAAATCAAGCGAGGCTTCAAGCACACTTCTTACTGAAAGGATTTAACTAAAGCTAGATGGACATATACTACCAACCTCATTAGGCTGGGAAAAGACATGCACAGTAACGAACAAGTTGATTTGGCTATATAATTGTTTGTATAGGATTCAGTCAATTAGGTTGAAATAACTCGAAAATTGAATGACTAAAGACGTTTTATTAGATCTGATCAAAAGGGGGTACAAGAGTGACAGGAGATCAAGGAAACAAGCCGGAGCTCGAAGAGCAAACCGGAAAAGGTACAAAACAATTAGGAGTAAAGAGAGACTAAAACCCTAGATCAAGCCGCTCAGTGTGTGTGTAAAAGTGTCGATCCCCTTCTTGTTGTTGTCTCCTTTCCTTTTATAGGCTTTCCGTCCTTGTGTGCCCTAGATCCGGTCCTCCTTTGGGCCTTAACTTGAGAAGGCCGAGTATATGGGCCTTGATGGAGTTCCTCCGAGCTGGATGCTTTTGGTCGGCTTGGTCGTCGGCTAAAAGCACTCTAAAACCGAGCTGACAGCTTTACTCGCTGAGCCGAGTAAGTTTGTAGCTTGTTGGGCTAGACCTTGTTATTCGATGGGTCTTGTGGAGGGATATAATCCATCTCCTACAATAAGTCCCCCCCAGTTCACTTGTGAGCAGTGTAGCGGTCTCAGTGAATTTGTGGGTCAGGTTCGTTCGGATAACAGGTTCTAGTGTGAGAGGCACCTTGCGGTTAGTCGGTCTTCCCGGTCGTTGTTAGGCGTTTTTAGTCGCATGTCGTTTTTACTCGGGGTCAACAGAACGTATCTCTTTCTCTTGTTTCTTTGGCCATGGTGGACGCATTTAGTCGCTTGAGTAAAGTTCATCACGACTCGCCTACCCCACTCTTTTTGTCTTCGTGATGGAAGGCAAGCTTTAGTCGGGCGGAAGGTTACTCGCGAACCGTGAAATGGTAGAACCAGTTTCGCTATTTAACCGGAGACTGGTTTGGGCGAGAACCGGTTCAGATCAAAAATCGGAGATTGATCTGGTTTGGCTGTTCAACCGGAAATCGGTTGAGGCGAGAAATCGAACCGTCGCGAGTAGGTTTATGGATATTGTGGCGGCCCTTGAGGCCCATTTAGGCCCTCTTAGACCTAATGATTGCGTTTGGGAAGCGTGCCTTCGTTTTTGCCATAAATAGGTCCTTCCCTTTTGCTTTCGTCATTCCTCTCTGCAAGCTCAGGTATTCCGCTTTCTCTCCCTTCTCTCTACTTTTATTTCTCTCTCCGCTACAAGAAATATGGGTATTGGTAGTAGTTCACGGTAGCACGAATTCACGAAGTGCTACTAAAAGTTGTTAAATCCGAAACCCGACTTTTTCGTAGAGTTATTTAATCTCTAGTGAAAAAATTCATTAACCCGGGAAATAAAATGAATAAAAAATACATTAATAGCGGTAAAGTGTAAAGGACTTGGTTTATTTTTTGTCTTTTCCTCCTCTCCTTCTCATTGATACCTCGATCTCTCCAAAATTTCACGAAGATCTTCCTGCCGGTGCTGTTGACGTCGCCGGCGGTCAGATTGCAGGCGAACCCCAGTTTTGATTTTGTCTGTATTAACCCAAGTCAGGTTAGAGATAATCAAATCTGTCTCGGATTGATATCGTGAGGACTGAAGTTTGATTTTTTTGGGGCTTATACAATTTGATTTGTGGTTCTTGTTTGTTCTCTTTTGATTTGAAGGTTTGAGCTTTTGATTGTTCATTTCTGGAGTGAAGTCGAGTTGAAATTTGAAGGATCTTATTGAGGTGATTCTTTTTCGACCATTTTATATTGTGTGAGTTTTAGTATCTGATTGTTTGACGATTGAGTAGTTGATTGTTTATTGGTTCTTATGTGAATGACAATGTGTGTGTTTGGTGTTTGACATACTCTTATGGGTTTGTTTTATTTTGTTGGTTATCGGTTAGAAACTTAGAACATAAAAATGGTCGAAAAGTCATGGGTTCATCTAAACAGGTAAGGAAAAACAATATATATTGTAGTTACTGTTTTGTGTGTTTTTTGTGTGATTAAAAAGGTTTAAATTATGCTTTCATGTGTCTTAATCGAAGAGCTGATCCTCATTATGAGAGAGGTGCGTGGGAGTTTGTGAGGTGTGTTGGTGCAGATTTAGCAGAGTGTGAGCTGGTCATTTTCCCATGCATAGACTGTCGCAATGTAGATCGTCACTCAGCCGATGTTGTTGTTGATCATCTAGTAACTAGGGGAATGGATTTGAGTTACAAGCTGCGGGAGGATTGGTATCATCATGGAGAAGAAATATCAGGGGCTGACTGTAGAAGCAATGCAAGTGAGAGGAACAAAGTGATTTTAGGGTTATACCAAGCAGCTGAGTTTCTTGATGAAGATTTTATTAGGCAGCGTGATCTAAGTGAGGTTGCTGAAGGTGAAGATAAGGAAGAAGATGAGTTTCTTGCTAAGCTAGCAGATGCAGAGACACCTCTGTATCCAAGTTGTGCTAACCACAGCAAGCGGTCGGCGATAGTTTCACTCTTTAGGATAAAGACACAGAGTGGTTGGTCTGATAGAAGCTTCGATCTTTTGCTGGAGACTTTGTCACAGATGCTATCCGAGGAGAATGTCTTGCACACATCCTTGTATGAAGTGAAAAGGTTTCTGAAATCCTTTGACATGGGCTATGAGAAGATACACGCTTGTGTGAATGACTGTTGTCTGTTCAGGAAGGACTTTGAGAAGCTAGACAACTGTCCGGAATGCAATGCTTCAAGATGGAAGATTAACATGCGCACAGGTGATGTGAAGAAAGGTATTCCACAGAAAGTTCTGAGATATTTTCCGATAATTCCACGTCTGAAGAGGATGTTCAGGTCTGAGGAAATGGCGAAGGACTTAAGGTGGCATTTTAGTAACAAGAGCAGTGATGGAAAAAGCAGACATCCAGTTGATTATGTTACTTGGGATCAAATGAATAACAAATACCCGTTATTTGATGCTGAAGAAAGGAATCTTAGGCTTGGACTGTCCACTGATGGGTTCAATCCTTTTAACATGAAGAATGTGAACTACAGTGCTTGACCGGTTTTGCTAGTGAATTACAACATGTCACCTGAGAAGTGTATGAAGGAGGAGAACATCATGTTGTCATTGCTGATTCCTGGTCCAACCCAACCTGGAAACAATATTGATGTGTACTTAGAACCACTTATAGAGGATCTAAACCATATGTGGGAGCAAGGAGAGGTCACGTATGATGCATTCAGTCACACCACTTTCAAGTTAAGAGCAATGCTTCTCTGGACCATTCAGGATTTTCCTGCGTATGNNNNNNNNNNNNNNNNNNNNNNNNNNNNNNNNNNNN
Coding sequences within:
- the LOC106344953 gene encoding uncharacterized protein LOC106344953; this encodes MCLNRRADPHYERGAWEFVRCVGADLAECELVIFPCIDCRNVDRHSADVVVDHLVTRGMDLSYKLREDWYHHGEEISGADCRSNASERNKVILGLYQAAEFLDEDFIRQRDLSEVAEGEDKEEDEFLAKLADAETPLYPSCANHSKRSAIVSLFRIKTQSGWSDRSFDLLLETLSQMLSEENVLHTSLYEVKRFLKSFDMGYEKIHACVNDCCLFRKDFEKLDNCPECNASRWKINMRTGDVKKGIPQKVLRYFPIIPRLKRMFRSEEMAKDLRWHFSNKSSDGKSRHPVDYVTWDQMNNKYPLFDAEERNLRLGLSTDGFNPFNMKNVNYSA